AGTGGCCATGGGTaacttcctaatttatttcatggtattttaaaataaacagaaaatattactttgagTCGTATTAACTACTGCACTTTTTAAATTggaacttattgcaataaaaactcacatttataacacaacggagctcaatgctgaatacactcatcaagcagaatctgcctttgactttaTTGCTCAGCAAACTGCATTGTTAGGTGATAgcaggggtgtaacggatcacaacccacagttcggaacgcACGTGACCCGCAAATTAAGAATTtattgaacttgtaggttaatccagaatctataacaattgcagagagatcgcctcctgTGTCATTCAAATTATGTGTACAGTATTAAAGCATtttggctttcctgtaaaatataatgatgacggaaaaagtCGTGGTGGGATCTAAACGCTGCACAATTGaacattaaaagatcgtgatctccATTCAAACCTGTGCAAAATGAATGATAAgagatttgcatatgtttattaatccttcaaagcgccgcattcaaatctgcgtttgatcgagagattcagtttttacactttttcagttgttacaaataattttataacagaagtactgggagaaaagtttatagttcagatattaACACTGATGTTCATGGtcaagattaaaatcaccgtttaatggaacttgaccgtggtgaatgttgtagcaattacattgtttaaccaataggtggcgacaaaaccatcaaaatgatgtcactgaatagattttcaaaaatgatccacctataatgaagttttatgtgtgaattgaatcatttattgaaaataaatatgatgtgttgtacaagatgttagatttctatattagaattatcagcaacagtagcaatcATTTTTCATATTCAATATTTTCCTTTCTTTTAGCtggttatttcttttattaaaattgcaggttgttagttctgtttgttaaatccACTGGTTTTTGTggtaatttatttgtataaatggaaagcaaattacatttatcTCCTCCCTTTTTTTGCTAATCCAAAAACTGGTTTGATCCGTCACTCAAAAATCGTAGTGTAAGCCAAACTGTGAGAGtctgtgatctgttacaccactgatagtatttacatttaaacaaaatctgatttaattaacacactttaattaaaacatttaatttcagttagcttttaacagtaaaacaaacaaaaacaaagggaTTCATCAAACTTCAATTGACAATCTTGAAACCATCCTCATCATTCtccctcttctcagatgggatgacgggccaaatcaaaggttatcatgggccCTAGTTTGAACATCTCTGTGCTAgactatttaatttttattttattgactttaaaatCCTACATATTTTTGTTAAACTAAATTCTACCAATTCAGCAAGGCAAACCACTGTAGATCATcttatattaaatacaattattttaaaataaaaaaatatgcttgTTTGGGAGTAAAATACACTACAAAAGCATGGATTTGGTTAAATtagtgtttttgaaagaagtattttgctaaggctgcatttatttgatcaaaactaaATCCAAAACGGTACTGCTGCATCCTAATTAGCCTATTTCTACTGTGTACTGAAAGTTTCTTCACAAAGAAAGTACATATAATTGaatgtgtaacagaagagtatgcaggctttgggacatactacttcctcattaatgaACCGTTATGTTGCTTAGTCACATACCCTGTCAATTATCTCAACACATCATTTGTATTTCTTTCGTATTTAATTACCCACCTTATTGGAGATTTACGCAGTGAGTTAATCTGCCATTCGTGAGTCTTGCATACAGAGAAATCATTAGCATTTTCCGTTAAATAATGTAAGTAttactgtcatttaaaagaaattCTGTATggctttaattaaaaatatttctgcATTGGTAATGCTGTATTTCCAGTAGTCCTCACTCTAATGTTCAGCATCGCGTTTTCTTCAGGAGTCATTATAATATGATTTAACACTCAAGAAGAAAAGTTGTAAATGTTTTgcagcttaatatttttgtgggaTCTATATTTTTTCCCCACTATTGCTTGATGAAAATGTAACCCGCTATCTAGTGCAGTTCACCTGGCAGGCAATATTGCAACTTAAACTAGTGCAAACACTTTTGAACAGAAACATAAGTTTGGtctcttaaaaaaaattacatatatatatatataggtgattTATTGATTTGCCATGAATTTGAAGTTTCCTGTCAGCGGGAAATGAAATTAAGTTATTGAAGTCTGTTTACTGTATAGGAAAACAcaacttttcttttaaaattgtgGTTAACAAAAATTTACGTCACAAATGGTTTTAAATGAGGCTGGTAtctcaaaaaaaaattacttttggtaataaatgtgtttttgcacATAGGCGTGGGCTGGTATaatattctgacggtatgataatcttggataataatattagattagattagattcaactttattgtcattacacatgtacaagtacaaggcatcgaaatgcagttttggtctaaccagcagtgcaatagcagcaagtgcaggatataatAATATCACGGTTTTGcggtattgcgattactgctctacactatattctttttaattgactggctgtcttcattagtttcaaaaacacagatttctttacaagtcaaacggcatctttggatatctttctgttggagatactgttgtactaaaaaaaacaaaccataaataaaaaaatcttacacatgccTTTGGAACGGTATTGCAGAGAATTTTGGTGGTTGTAAAagcttaacttttccaaaccgcgttataccttgaaaacggttattgtctcATGCTTATTTTCACATTAGCAAATGATTCTGCTAAATTAAATTTCCAATTTGTTTCTGATGCAGTCattttaaaatcgtattaaatCTCCAATTTTACTTTTAAGACTGTGTACTTTTGTAACTTTTGGCACTAGTTTTAGAAGCGCCTTTTGGATCAAATGAATGCATTCTTactgattttaaaacaataaaactttAACTTGTCTTATACACATATTTAAACCCAGAGATATCTTGGCTGTTTTTGTCAAACACATTTGTCATCTCCGCATCAGCTAACAGTAATGATGGGattacttttttgtttggttttttactGCGGTATTTCTTGGTGAACAACAATTAAGCAGTCAAATTACTGTAAGAAAATGGCTTAAAAAAGGGCTTCCCACAAGCGCAGCACACAACTTGTCAGAGCAGGTTTAGAGCTACATTACAAGAACTGCTGCTCTGCTGGGAAACTCAAGTGGCAAAATGCCAGAGCTATTGTGTTATCCACCAGTGTGTGAACAGCACTATCAAACCTGACAAAAATGACACAGGACACAtcatttgacaaaaaataatGTTACCAGGTATTATTTCTGTACTGTATAACAAGCAGAAATGTGTATTTAGTGCAGTTTAACAGCTCTACATGAGTCCATCAGTGATTTCTCTGATTCATCCTTAAAACAGTCAGACCTGCAGTTCAAATATGGAGTTCTATAAGGTTCAGAAGAGGAGAGGAGGTATCCCACTCCCGAACAGCAGTTTCCATGAAGGAGGAACCCGCCACTGCACTGAGCCCTGAGTCTAAGAGAAAACACAAGCAGAAAAAGCCTTTCACTTTTGACATTCTCTGACCATATTCCAGAGCAGGTCAGGGTGCTGGTTTACTATGGGCAGTACATCGTATTGTCATTAGAGTCAGCAGCGCAGGACGCAAGAGTTGTATTGCCCAAAGTAAACATGCCCCCAGACCTGATATACAAGACATAGatgaacaaagtcatttttacagtttttctggCATAGAAAAGTGATCTTGGAGCTTCTTTGATTAAAGTTaaacactgaagtcacatggaatgtttttggttcctttactgcctatggaggatgagagagctcttggatttcatcgaAAATACCTTGTTTTGAAGATGAATGAGATTATAACAACATCGTGTGAGTAATTCATAACAGAATAgtaatttttggctgaactaatcCTTTGATTGCAACATTTTCTTTCAATACAGCGAGGTGATGATTTCCTAAATTCCTTTTGCAATAGAAAGAGGAGGTTTGACCCTGTTACTGCCTGGTATTAAAATCTGCTTGCAGTGATTTGATTAGAAGTGCCGAGAAATATTATCATTTCTATCTGGCATTTACACATTCAATTACTTTTTATTGATTACCACTTTTGAAGGGGTCAAAGAGGGACAAGctcaaaatgattatttttatttaactgatGAAAACACGTTGCAATATCAGATGCAACCAAGGCCTTAGCATATCACAAGGCTGTCTAATAGGACTAGCCAGTGGATCAATGTCATTTCACAccattttaatagtaattttaaTCATTCTGAAATATCAGCCAAAGTGATTTGGTTCAGTTACGTCTTGGAACTGTTTAACAAGCTTGTGTTCCCAAGCACAAGGCATACAAATGCAAGATATTGTGACCATTTGTTGTGTGACATTATCATTGTGGTTGCACTACGGCAGAAACTTTTATCACTGACAAATTTGCAACGGCTTCCACAGAAGTGATGATGATTTGTTCTTTTTGAactcacatgaaaaaaaaaatagctctaCAATATTTAATGATTAGTTCACGCACAACtgaaaattttgtttttaattactcaCTCTTGTGTCGATCCACGTGAAGTTCCTgaaacctttgttcatctttagaacacaaataaaatgttttagatcTCActtgagagctctctcatcctccatagactgcAATAGTCCAAGACcaaaaactttgtcaaaacaTTCCTTATGATATGAAgcttttgttcacacacacaaaaaaaaaaaaaaaacaaaacaaaaaaaaaattatatatatatatatatatatatatatatatatatatatatatatatatatatatatatatatatatatatatatatatatatatatatatatatatatacacacacacacacattacatacatacatacatacatacatgtatgtatgtatgtatgtatgtatgtatgtatgtatgtatgtatgtatgtatgtatgtatgtatgtatgtatatatatatatatatgtatatatatatatatgtatatatatatatatatatatatgtatatatatatatatatatatatatatatatatatatatatatatatatatatatatatatatatatatatacatacatacatacatacatacatatatatacacacacatacatacatacatacatacatacatatatatatacacacacatacatacatacatatatatatatatatatatacacacacatacatacatacatatatacatatacacacatacacttttggTCATAACCATAGTAAATGTGCACCCTGACCAGTCATGGAAGAGATATACTGTTGGTGAACAACTTCATAatttgtagtttgtttgtttttttgctgaacAGAAGTGTGCTTGGAGCTTCGCATGGTTACATTTGAACCACAAAGTCAAAaggttttttgttttgacatgttTTGACCATGTTTTTGGTTCGTTTTGAGAGGATGAGGATGAGCGAACTctgggatttcatctaaaatatcctaattGGTCTCACAAAGATTAACAAAAGGCTAAGAGGATTGGAACAACAGGAggataaaaaattaataacagattttacatttttggttttTGTATAACTTGTCGTACCATTTGCATAACCTTTATATACTCATATTAAAAGTCACAGCTTAAGATAGAAAGTTTAGTTATAGCTGTGTCCCTATTCAGAGGCTACAAACTTCAAAGAGAACAAGTCAAGACCGGTTCAGCACTATTACTGTATATCTGTCCTAATTCAAAGACTCCTTCAAATGTGGCCTTAATATGCGTTCTGAGATTCCCAGGCATTTGTACGAGTTGGAATACAGCAATTGTCCTATTATAAGGATTAAAATATACACCTAAACTTACCGGTTTTTCCAGCAGATGGAGCCAGTCATTAAGATAATTGATGAGAGCAAACGCGTCAGGGATGTTGTCGCCTTCTGAGCAGAAGATAAGCACTACTGCCATAGGGACGTCCTCTGCGCAActgacaagacaaaaaaatactTCTTTGACTGGTTCTACTATTATTAATTAGACATTTTATAGAAATATGAATGAGGGATTTTACCAGTCAGTGTAAAGGGATTTTGTTACTCCTCCTCCAGGAATGTAAAGGCGTTGCTCAGAGTCAGAGATACCAAGGAAAACACTGATCTTCTCCATCTCCCTCCAGCCCAGCTCCTCAAACCTCTGCTGTTCCTCCTTCTCCAGAGACGGGCTCAACATGTATCGCAGAGGAGTGCTGCTCAAAAAAAAGGTGGATGTCAGCTTGTTTTGTTCTCCCTaatcagtttgagtttctttcttctgtcgaacacacagaaagatatactgaaaaatgttggtaaaaaaaacaaacagccattgactttcatagtattgttTGTTCCtattatggaggtcaatggctgctttttttccagcattcttcagaatatctgcttttgtgttcaacagaagaacttcATAAACTggctttctgcaggtttcaccaagtcagatttaagactttttaagacctttttaagaccatgaagaTTGAAATTTCAGATGTATATAGGCCTAAACACTAGGGATTTTTTAAATAGCCCAGCAATGCACTTTCCCCatcaaaaaactaattctaattagttatttcttagccacatatttttaaaaaacttaaaaaaaataaataaatgtatgcacaacagactgtCATAATATTGGTTATGAATATAGTTTTGCTaaacgttttattgagatgtattgttggtgattgggtTGCTTTGTGATTGTCTTGGATTGaatgggtagctttacataatgtaaaattaagatctgttaaaatgatttaagacctacaagacaatatttcagtgaatttaagactttttccaTGGCCTAAAAtttcgtttttgaattttaagacatcttaagattttttttaagatcCCACGGATACCCTGATAAATGCTGAGTgcgagtaaatggtgaggacatttttaggtgaactgttcctttaagcttTTTGGTAATTATTGAATGTGTCCAGTCAGTAAAATCTCTAGCAGGTGTGTGTAGAACTCAAAAATAAtgttcacacacattcacaaaaatTACTAAAACTGTTTTTTATCATATTCCAGAATCCTGATCagtagaaatgaaaaaaaaacctacaCTCCTGCACACATATTGCCCTGTAGTCCACCATTACGTGCACATAACGTCACCTGGTTCACAAAATCACATTTTCATAATTTACACAGAAACAATAGCATAACGGTTTACAAAAACTTGCATCTTAAACCCTTTTTCAAAAATCAAAACACTGTTGTCCTGTAAAATGAATGCCTTAAATCAGGGCTGCTCAACCCtcttcctggagatctaccttcctgcaaagttcagctccaaccctgatcaaacacccCAGATCCAATTAATTAGGACGTGAACATCGAgccacggtcacactggacttttctccccatagacttccattcatatgcacgtgaaTGCAGCAGAAAACGCAAGCTCCTGAAACAAGTTTCGcacaagcttggtgaactctgacctgcgaaatcgcatcatttgactttgtgagaccaatcgaggagcAAAACaaactctctggacagaaatgtaaaacatggagcaatcgctcgctttcttaaatgtctaatcatcttgtttaacccctgacccttttcgcagcgctgtactacagaatttcgcaagctcaaactctagtgggACCACAGCTTCACTTGATaactacaggcaggtgtgtttgatatgggttgcaactgaaatctgcaggaaggttgatctccaggaagagggttgagcacccctgactTATACATTCATTCTGTTTTTAGAACATTCtgttgaataaaaaatgcatagaatttgaaacattttaaagtaaagcTCTTTCCTTAAAATAAATCCCATGATGTTCGATAATACAGTTTTAGTGCTTATTATACAGCTTTAGTGTTCCAAATGCTGCACCACGCATATTTGGCATTCATTTACATCATGTACAAAACATGCTGTGCATCTGTCATAAGCATTTTTAATACCCATGAAGCTGTTGGTCATCTCTCTGATAAGCATGAGCACTGGACAGCAGCACAGTTCTGAGGAATCCACTGCTCTTGATCCAGGAGACCATCAGCTTTCGGAATGATTTCACTTTTGTCtaagataagaaaaaaaaaagttatgtgcaAATCTCACTGTGAAACTCACTGTATTAGCAGTCGACTGATAAATTGTCAGGTTTTACAGTATATACTAGCTGAAATTTGCCATTTTTTTCAATTATCAATTGTGTCATCAGAGagatttaaatgaaaattaatttaaatacaatttaacaaGACATCTGACAGTACAGCACTTTGGTGAGTGAGTAACAATTAAGTAATGCAATATTGACTAAATATTTACAGGTTCATAGTATTTATATTAGtatcattatttataaattatattgtataatttatacaacagttttaaagggattcacccaaaaaataacatTCTGTTATCATTCTtccaacctttacttgttccaaacctgttttgagtttctttcttctgctgaatacaaaagcagatattttgaagaatgctgaaaacgtgtaaccattgatttccaaagtgtttgtgtttttctactatggaagtcaccggttacaggttttcagcttgcATTAaagtatctgcttttgtgttcaatagagcaaagaaatgttcTCTGATATCAGTAtctctgatattattttttcttctggagaaagtcttatttgttttattttggctagaaaaaagcagttcttaatattttaaaaactattttaaggtcacaattattagccccttaaagctatattttttgtcgatagtctacagaacaaacccatcgttatacaataacttgcctaattaccataacctgcctagttaacctaattaagcctttaaatgtcactttaagctgtatagaagtgtcttgaaaaatatctagtcaaatattatttactgtcatcatgccaaagacaaaataaatcagttattagaaatgagttattaaaactattatgtttagaaatgtgttgaaaaaaaatcttcactccattaaacagaaattgaagaaaaaaataaacaggggggtaataattctgactgcaactgtatgtCACTATAGTTAAAATCCTGATTTCTCAGAatttgaacattctttaaaacaattGTTATAATGTAAGTAATTAAGTGATCAAAATATATAACACCTCtatattttaatgaacaaaaatattacatattgtgccttttatAGCACCTGTACACttgttgtataaacacacaccACTAACCTGGATGATGGGTGCTCTTATCTGCAGCACAGCCAGCTTTAAGTCACTGTGAGAATACACTgcacaaaaacaaattcacaaCATCACTAATGCAACAACTGTTGGAGTAAGAGCACCGGCTTATACTCATGGATTTAAGTTACAAGATAAAAAGTTCACCCAAATTTAATATTGTcatttatcatttactcatcttcatcattgtttgagtttctttcttctgatgaccACAAAGAaagaaaccagtaaccactgacatccatagtaggaaacacgaatactatggaagtcaatagttaccgatTTTCATccttcttcaaaacatcttcttttgtgttcatcagaaaaa
This DNA window, taken from Danio aesculapii chromosome 19, fDanAes4.1, whole genome shotgun sequence, encodes the following:
- the psmg2 gene encoding proteasome assembly chaperone 2, with amino-acid sequence MFISSGDAAPSFKGFTLILPAVSVGNVGQLAVDLLISTLNMPRVGYFHTDCLIPMAGNNPYASSTEDAAQLSTSAEVYSHSDLKLAVLQIRAPIIQTKVKSFRKLMVSWIKSSGFLRTVLLSSAHAYQRDDQQLHGTPLRYMLSPSLEKEEQQRFEELGWREMEKISVFLGISDSEQRLYIPGGGVTKSLYTDCCAEDVPMAVVLIFCSEGDNIPDAFALINYLNDWLHLLEKPTQGSVQWRVPPSWKLLFGSGIPPLLF